One window of the Carnobacterium maltaromaticum DSM 20342 genome contains the following:
- a CDS encoding MucBP domain-containing protein, which yields MKKLKIIQALLVFSLLITTISPLLVVAETSENNEVSQATDIVTRADLGNQDWLINEVNKQLAPKTIGVDTTFEDLDKIVRIRITTNGNNNPPIVGQIPEEIVKLKNLARLELFSNELTGKIPQAFSQMPKLDYLRIDYNQMTGTIPEGLGNIGYINFTNNKFVGQLPKSLYENRTGENEVNISGNQVTINDMLAIPKSIYNVATFLYTGGYDGHIETKNNYFNNLKSTDVFTPFLVGSPTFLDLFVSQSFDRELFPEHVLTIEDTSLGKIIYEGEINSNLSFPLEQWESGSHLLKFTLDEAFNNPNNSTFVTLDIAATETVNVRYLDEQDNGIHEANLIKGYSGEAYDATTPEYKLDIPTYKLDETQLPLNAIGTIGSQYQEVIYRYEKLEGAPVKVNYQDEEGNELAPAEILTGKLGVSYSANEKSIKDWLLKIKPENEIGVFTDQPQIVTYIYEKVEGAPITVNYQDEEGNELAPTEILTGKIGTPYSVKEKPIKDWLLKIEPENAKGTFTDQPQTVTYVYEKVEGAPITVNYQDEEGNELETSEILTGRVGTTYNTNKKNIKGWTLKSEPKNATGAFTEEPQTVAYIYEKEKLSTNEILPSPTNKPNVNNPLFIHSITEHSGIFPKTGEEKNYSLIIGILIFISFIVTVDKKKYLGNKD from the coding sequence ATGAAAAAATTAAAAATTATACAGGCTTTGCTTGTATTTAGTTTACTTATTACGACGATTAGCCCGTTGTTAGTAGTTGCAGAAACTTCGGAAAATAATGAGGTATCACAAGCAACAGACATTGTGACAAGAGCAGATTTAGGGAATCAAGACTGGTTAATTAATGAGGTCAATAAACAGCTAGCGCCTAAAACTATTGGAGTGGATACAACTTTTGAAGATTTAGATAAAATTGTGAGAATCCGAATTACGACAAATGGAAATAATAATCCTCCAATTGTCGGGCAAATACCGGAAGAAATTGTGAAACTTAAAAATTTAGCTCGATTGGAACTTTTTTCTAATGAGCTTACTGGTAAAATTCCCCAGGCATTTAGTCAAATGCCTAAATTAGATTATCTGCGGATTGATTATAATCAGATGACAGGAACCATTCCCGAAGGATTAGGCAATATCGGTTATATTAATTTTACTAATAATAAATTTGTCGGGCAGTTGCCAAAAAGTCTATATGAGAATCGAACTGGAGAGAATGAAGTCAATATTTCTGGAAACCAAGTGACAATCAATGACATGTTAGCAATTCCAAAAAGTATATATAATGTAGCTACATTTCTATATACTGGAGGGTATGATGGCCACATTGAAACAAAAAACAATTATTTTAACAATCTCAAATCTACAGATGTTTTTACTCCTTTCTTAGTGGGAAGTCCGACCTTCTTAGATTTATTTGTAAGTCAAAGCTTCGATCGGGAACTTTTCCCAGAACATGTTTTGACAATTGAAGATACCTCACTAGGTAAAATTATTTACGAAGGCGAAATAAATTCTAACTTATCTTTTCCACTTGAACAATGGGAGTCAGGGAGTCATTTATTAAAATTCACTCTAGATGAAGCCTTTAATAATCCTAATAATAGTACGTTTGTCACACTTGACATAGCAGCTACTGAAACAGTGAATGTGCGCTATCTTGATGAACAAGACAACGGAATTCATGAGGCCAATCTAATTAAAGGGTACAGTGGCGAAGCTTATGATGCTACGACACCTGAATACAAATTAGATATTCCGACTTATAAATTAGATGAAACTCAATTACCTTTAAACGCTATCGGTACAATAGGTAGTCAATACCAAGAAGTGATTTACCGTTATGAAAAACTAGAAGGCGCACCAGTAAAAGTTAACTATCAAGATGAAGAAGGCAATGAACTAGCGCCTGCAGAAATTTTGACTGGCAAATTGGGAGTTTCATACAGCGCAAACGAGAAATCTATCAAAGACTGGCTGTTGAAAATAAAGCCAGAAAATGAAATAGGTGTCTTCACAGATCAACCTCAAATAGTGACATATATTTATGAAAAAGTAGAAGGCGCACCAATAACGGTTAACTATCAAGATGAAGAAGGCAATGAACTAGCACCTACAGAAATTTTGACTGGTAAAATTGGTACACCATATAGCGTGAAAGAAAAACCTATCAAAGACTGGCTGTTGAAAATAGAGCCAGAAAACGCAAAAGGGACCTTCACAGATCAACCGCAAACAGTAACGTATGTTTATGAAAAGGTAGAAGGTGCACCAATAACGGTTAACTATCAAGATGAAGAAGGCAATGAACTAGAGACTTCAGAAATTCTGACTGGTAGAGTAGGGACTACCTATAATACAAACAAAAAAAATATTAAAGGTTGGACGTTGAAGTCAGAACCAAAAAATGCAACAGGAGCCTTTACGGAAGAGCCTCAGACAGTCGCGTATATTTACGAGAAAGAGAAATTAAGCACTAATGAAATACTTCCAAGTCCAACCAATAAACCTAACGTCAATAATCCGTTATTTATTCATTCTATAACAGAGCATTCAGGGATTTTCCCGAAAACAGGCGAAGAAAAAAATTATTCACTGATAATTGGAATCCTAATTTTTATTAGCTTTATAGTAACAGTAGATAAAAAAAAGTATCTAGGAAATAAAGATTAA
- a CDS encoding recombinase family protein — translation MAILGYARVSTHYQQLDSQLAALKHYGCDRIYTETESGRNEKRVELNKVLNELQSGDTFVIFKLDRLSRGTKHLLILMEEFKQRNIHFISIQNNIDTTTSMGRFFFTIMSAFAEMEAELISERVISGLNAARNNGKQLGRPPVNKNIEMVLDLYTNTDLSIAKIARTAEVSRSTVYRYLEKNNVPLKCK, via the coding sequence TTGGCTATACTAGGCTATGCTCGTGTCAGCACACATTATCAACAACTTGATTCTCAGTTAGCTGCACTGAAACACTACGGATGCGACCGTATTTATACTGAAACAGAGAGTGGCAGGAACGAAAAACGTGTGGAGCTAAATAAAGTACTGAATGAATTACAATCAGGTGATACATTCGTTATTTTCAAGTTGGATCGCCTTTCTCGTGGCACAAAACATCTTTTAATTTTGATGGAAGAATTTAAGCAACGGAATATTCATTTTATCAGTATTCAAAATAACATTGACACAACGACTTCCATGGGACGTTTCTTTTTCACCATCATGAGTGCTTTTGCTGAAATGGAAGCAGAGCTAATTAGTGAGCGTGTCATTTCAGGGCTAAATGCCGCTCGTAATAATGGTAAACAGTTAGGACGTCCCCCAGTTAATAAAAACATTGAAATGGTGCTGGATTTATATACGAATACAGATTTGTCAATTGCTAAAATTGCTCGAACAGCTGAGGTATCTAGATCAACTGTTTATCGCTACCTAGAGAAAAATAATGTTCCATTGAAATGTAAGTAA